From the Micromonospora sediminicola genome, one window contains:
- a CDS encoding beta-ketoacyl-[acyl-carrier-protein] synthase family protein: MTRRVVITGIGVRTPGGRGAKEFWHLISSGRTATRRISFFDPAPFRSRVAGECDFDPELEGLSPREIRRMDRASQFAVVCAREAVEDSGLDPSEVDPTRIGVSLGSAVAAATSLEREYLVLSDSGRRWLVDHDYLSPHMFDYLIPSVMPAEVAWTVGAEGPVTMVSDGCTSGLDAVSHAADLIREGSVDVALTGAADTPVTPIVVACFDAIKATTPRDDEPERASRPFDGTRNGFVLAEGAAMFVVEEYEHARRRGAHVYAEVTGYATRCNAYHMTGLKKDGREMAEAIRVALDESRVDPTAVDYVNAHGSGTKQNDRHETAAFKRSLGQHAYGVPVSSIKSMVGHSLGAIGSIEVAACALAIEHGVVPPTANLTTPDPECDLDYVPVTARERRLDTVLTVGSGFGGFQSAMVLRAAGVRR; this comes from the coding sequence ATGACCCGCCGAGTCGTCATCACCGGCATCGGTGTCCGCACCCCCGGAGGGCGCGGCGCCAAGGAGTTCTGGCACCTGATCTCCAGCGGGCGCACCGCGACCCGGCGGATCTCCTTCTTCGATCCCGCGCCGTTCCGTTCCCGGGTGGCCGGCGAGTGCGACTTCGACCCCGAGCTGGAAGGGCTGAGCCCGCGGGAGATCCGCCGGATGGATCGGGCGAGCCAGTTCGCCGTGGTCTGCGCCCGGGAGGCGGTGGAGGACAGCGGGCTCGATCCGTCCGAGGTCGACCCGACCCGGATCGGGGTGAGCCTCGGCAGCGCGGTGGCCGCCGCGACCAGCCTGGAACGGGAGTACCTGGTGCTCTCGGACAGCGGGCGACGGTGGCTGGTCGACCACGACTACCTGTCGCCGCACATGTTCGACTACCTGATCCCCAGCGTCATGCCGGCCGAGGTGGCCTGGACGGTGGGCGCCGAGGGGCCGGTCACCATGGTCTCCGACGGCTGCACCTCCGGCCTGGACGCGGTCAGCCACGCCGCCGACCTGATCCGCGAGGGCAGCGTCGACGTGGCGCTGACCGGCGCGGCGGACACCCCGGTGACCCCGATCGTGGTCGCCTGCTTCGACGCGATCAAGGCCACCACGCCCCGCGACGACGAGCCGGAGCGGGCCTCCCGCCCGTTCGACGGCACCCGCAACGGCTTCGTGCTGGCCGAGGGGGCGGCGATGTTCGTGGTCGAGGAGTACGAGCACGCCCGCCGGCGGGGGGCCCACGTCTACGCCGAGGTCACCGGCTACGCCACCCGCTGCAACGCGTACCACATGACGGGCCTGAAGAAGGACGGCCGGGAGATGGCCGAGGCGATCCGGGTGGCCCTGGACGAGTCGCGGGTGGACCCCACGGCGGTCGACTACGTCAACGCGCACGGCTCCGGCACGAAGCAGAACGACCGGCACGAGACGGCCGCCTTCAAGCGCAGCCTCGGACAGCACGCGTACGGGGTGCCGGTCAGCTCGATCAAGTCCATGGTCGGCCACTCGCTCGGCGCGATCGGCTCGATCGAGGTGGCCGCGTGCGCGCTGGCCATCGAGCACGGCGTGGTGCCGCCGACGGCCAACCTCACCACTCCCGATCCCGAGTGCGACCTGGACTACGTCCCGGTCACCGCGCGGGAGCGGCGGCTGGACACGGTGCTCACCGTGGGCAGCGGCTTCGGCGGGTTCCAGAGCGCCATGGTGCTGCGCGCGGCGGGGGTTCGGCGATGA
- a CDS encoding aromatase/cyclase — MSGSSRSRRTAHTAVVPGSPDQVFDLVAEVRRWPVVFGPTVHVEHFGRDGDRERFRIWAMVNDRVSTWTSSRVLDPVELRIRFAQDRSQAPVASMRGEWRFRPAPGGGTEVRLSHEFTVVDDDPDALDWVGTAVDRNSPAELAALARVAGLARPVGELVVEFADTVTLPGSPADAFEFVDRADRWAERLPHVRRVRLTEDEPGSQTLEMETVTGDGSTHRTRSVRVCRATDLIAYKQLEVPQLLLGHSGTWTFADHDGATEATARHLVLVDPEAATARFGGADPLAAARAYVRDALGANSRTTLARAGEFAAARRAADAAAR, encoded by the coding sequence ATGAGTGGATCGAGCCGGAGCCGGCGCACCGCGCACACCGCGGTGGTGCCGGGGTCGCCCGATCAGGTCTTCGACCTGGTCGCCGAGGTGCGTCGATGGCCGGTGGTCTTCGGGCCGACCGTCCACGTCGAGCACTTCGGCCGGGACGGGGACCGGGAACGGTTCCGGATCTGGGCGATGGTCAACGACCGGGTGAGCACCTGGACGTCGAGCCGCGTGCTCGATCCGGTCGAGCTGCGGATCCGGTTCGCGCAGGACCGCAGTCAGGCGCCGGTGGCCTCGATGCGGGGCGAGTGGCGGTTCCGCCCGGCGCCCGGCGGCGGCACCGAGGTCCGGCTCAGCCACGAGTTCACTGTCGTCGACGACGATCCCGACGCGTTGGACTGGGTCGGCACGGCGGTGGACCGCAACAGCCCGGCCGAGCTGGCGGCGCTGGCCCGCGTCGCCGGCCTGGCCCGGCCGGTGGGCGAGCTCGTGGTCGAGTTCGCGGACACGGTCACCCTGCCCGGGTCCCCGGCGGACGCCTTCGAGTTCGTCGACCGGGCGGACCGGTGGGCGGAACGGCTGCCGCACGTGCGGCGGGTCCGCCTCACCGAGGACGAGCCGGGGTCGCAGACGCTGGAGATGGAGACGGTCACCGGGGACGGCTCCACCCACCGCACCCGCTCGGTGCGGGTCTGCCGCGCCACCGACCTGATCGCCTACAAGCAGTTGGAGGTGCCGCAGCTGCTGCTCGGACACAGCGGCACCTGGACCTTCGCCGACCACGACGGCGCGACCGAGGCCACCGCCCGGCACCTGGTGCTCGTCGACCCGGAGGCGGCCACCGCGCGGTTCGGCGGCGCGGACCCGCTGGCCGCCGCCCGGGCGTACGTGCGTGACGCGCTCGGCGCCAACAGCCGGACCACGTTGGCCCGGGCGGGCGAGTTCGCCGCCGCCCGGCGAGCGGCCGACGCGGCGGCGCGGTGA
- a CDS encoding acyl carrier protein, with protein MPLMTLDDLRDILVECAGEDDSNDVSGDIADVPFEDLGYDSLALMETAARIEQRFGVRLPDEQVMDLETPKAVLDAVNTAAATA; from the coding sequence ATGCCCCTGATGACCCTGGACGACCTGCGCGACATCCTCGTCGAGTGCGCCGGCGAGGACGACTCGAACGACGTCAGCGGCGACATCGCCGACGTCCCCTTCGAGGACCTCGGATACGACTCGCTGGCCCTGATGGAGACCGCGGCCCGGATCGAGCAGCGCTTCGGGGTGCGCCTGCCGGACGAGCAGGTGATGGACCTGGAGACCCCGAAGGCCGTCCTCGACGCGGTGAACACGGCCGCCGCCACGGCCTGA
- a CDS encoding ketosynthase chain-length factor — MTTPVLVTGLGVVAPNGLGVDDFWSATLSGHSGIAPLDRFDAGRYPASLAGQIADFDAAAHLPNRLLPQTDVSTRLALAAAEWALRDAAVGPGDVRDYDMGVITSNASGGFQFTHGEFRKLWSQGPQFVSVYESFAWFYAVNTGQISIRHGMRGPGAVLVAEQAGGLDALGHARRTARRGTALVVSGGVDSSFDPWGWVSHLASGRVSPVADPRRAYLPFDTAASGYLPGEGGAILVLERADAAARRGTPRVYGEIAGYAATFDPPAGSDRPPGLRRAAESALRDAGVRPDEVDVVFADAAGVPELDRVEAAAIREVFGPAGVPVTAPKTLTGRLYSGGGPLDVVAALLAIRDGLIPPTWHTGDVPADYGIDLVRDAPREAPVRTALVLARGRWGFNAAVLVRAAAAPVPAA; from the coding sequence ATGACCACGCCCGTCCTCGTCACCGGTCTCGGCGTGGTCGCGCCGAACGGGCTCGGAGTGGACGACTTCTGGTCGGCCACACTCTCCGGGCACTCCGGCATCGCCCCGCTGGACCGGTTCGACGCCGGCCGGTACCCGGCCTCGCTCGCGGGTCAGATCGCCGACTTCGACGCCGCCGCGCACCTGCCCAACCGGCTGCTGCCGCAGACCGACGTCTCGACCCGGCTGGCCCTGGCCGCCGCGGAGTGGGCGTTGCGCGACGCGGCGGTCGGCCCGGGCGATGTCCGGGACTACGACATGGGCGTGATCACGTCGAACGCCTCGGGCGGCTTCCAGTTCACCCACGGTGAGTTTCGCAAGCTCTGGTCCCAGGGGCCGCAGTTCGTCAGTGTCTACGAGTCGTTCGCCTGGTTCTACGCGGTCAACACCGGGCAGATCTCGATCCGGCACGGCATGCGCGGCCCGGGCGCGGTGCTGGTGGCCGAGCAGGCCGGCGGGCTGGACGCGCTCGGGCACGCCCGGCGTACGGCCCGCAGGGGCACCGCGCTGGTGGTCAGCGGCGGGGTCGACTCGTCGTTCGACCCGTGGGGCTGGGTGTCGCACCTGGCCAGCGGCCGGGTGAGCCCGGTGGCCGACCCCCGCCGGGCCTACCTGCCGTTCGACACCGCCGCCAGCGGCTACCTGCCCGGCGAGGGCGGGGCAATCCTGGTGCTGGAGCGGGCCGACGCCGCCGCCCGCCGCGGCACCCCCCGGGTGTACGGGGAGATCGCCGGCTACGCCGCCACCTTCGACCCGCCGGCCGGCAGTGACCGTCCGCCGGGCCTGCGGCGGGCGGCCGAGTCGGCGCTGCGCGACGCGGGCGTACGCCCGGACGAGGTGGACGTGGTCTTCGCCGACGCGGCCGGCGTGCCCGAGCTGGACCGGGTCGAGGCGGCGGCGATCCGCGAGGTGTTCGGGCCGGCCGGGGTGCCGGTGACCGCGCCGAAGACGCTCACCGGCCGGCTCTACTCCGGCGGCGGGCCGCTGGACGTGGTCGCGGCCCTGCTCGCCATCCGGGACGGCCTGATCCCGCCGACCTGGCACACCGGCGACGTGCCCGCCGACTACGGCATCGACCTGGTGCGGGACGCGCCGCGGGAGGCGCCGGTGCGGACCGCCCTGGTGCTCGCCCGCGGCCGCTGGGGCTTCAACGCCGCGGTGCTGGTACGCGCCGCCGCCGCGCCGGTCCCGGCGGCCTGA